Proteins encoded by one window of Chondromyces crocatus:
- a CDS encoding peptidoglycan-binding protein, whose protein sequence is MTSLKQGARGPEVAELQRQLNQHLPASQRIPVDGDFGPRTATAVREFQRAQGLDPDGVVGPKTRAALGQAPGASSGGSGSGGGSGGGAQAPVPSGGKGGVAPKLVTLDQLCQVMTVVKRARAETMLDPLNRAMGEFDVNSRLRISAFLAQIAHESGEFRWMEEIASGQAYDITVNRKKALELGNVNPGDGKRYKGRGPIQLTGRYNYRAAGKDLGLDLEGNPTIASQPSVGFRIAGWYWKKRKLNPLADAQNFWDLTYRINSARLHYEDRKKYYNRALKVLA, encoded by the coding sequence ATGACGAGCCTCAAACAAGGCGCGCGTGGTCCGGAGGTGGCCGAGCTGCAACGGCAGCTCAACCAGCACCTGCCTGCCAGTCAGCGCATCCCCGTCGACGGCGACTTCGGTCCGCGTACCGCGACTGCCGTCCGAGAGTTCCAGCGTGCGCAGGGCCTCGACCCCGATGGCGTGGTGGGACCGAAGACGCGCGCCGCGCTCGGCCAGGCGCCCGGTGCATCGTCCGGCGGCAGCGGCAGCGGCGGCGGCTCGGGAGGCGGGGCGCAAGCGCCCGTGCCCTCGGGGGGCAAGGGCGGCGTCGCGCCAAAGCTGGTGACGCTGGATCAGCTCTGCCAGGTGATGACCGTGGTCAAGCGCGCGCGCGCCGAGACCATGCTCGACCCGCTGAACCGCGCCATGGGCGAATTCGACGTGAACTCGCGCCTGCGCATCTCGGCGTTCCTCGCGCAGATCGCGCACGAGAGCGGCGAGTTCCGCTGGATGGAAGAGATCGCGTCGGGGCAGGCGTACGACATCACCGTCAACCGCAAGAAGGCGCTGGAGCTCGGGAACGTGAACCCCGGCGACGGCAAGCGGTACAAGGGGCGCGGGCCCATCCAGCTCACCGGGCGCTACAACTACCGCGCCGCCGGCAAGGATCTGGGCCTCGATCTGGAGGGGAACCCGACGATCGCGAGTCAGCCGTCGGTCGGGTTCCGCATCGCGGGCTGGTACTGGAAGAAGCGGAAGCTCAACCCGCTCGCCGACGCCCAGAACTTCTGGGACCTGACCTACCGGATCAACAGCGCCCGGCTCCACTACGAAGACCGGAAGAAGTACTACAACCGGGCGCTCAAGGTGCTCGCCTAG
- a CDS encoding RsmB/NOP family class I SAM-dependent RNA methyltransferase: protein MAAEQEGPDASGPALAGDARRVAARVLERVWEESAFASAALDAELSRLTVLDGRDAGLATELVYGVLRTQAFLEEQIDKLAVSRRWAGDPAVRAHLLMGAYSLLFLDRVPAFAAVSEAVNAMRVVADDRVGAFANAVLRRLADEAAKGRPALIDAVVASAPGWLRGALRRAIGRAGASAFLSAGPVPPPLGLCLAPAEDREAWIARLGEAAKGATIEAGKASPHAILVRGAGELRRLPGFGETWIGQEEGAQVVALLLGAKPGERVLDACAGRGNKTWLLSRRVGATGDVEAADLHPNKLRVAATTGARATYAVDWSAGTGRVPEGYDRVLVDAPCSGVGTLRRRPEIGLKREAGDLERLSSLQVAIARSAASRAREGGRLVFAVCSVLREECEGVVERLSSDPGPGEPEVKLVPTPFDAEEALALGLPEGASSVRLLPHVHGTDGYFAAMFTVHH from the coding sequence GTGGCTGCGGAGCAAGAGGGGCCGGACGCGTCCGGGCCTGCGCTGGCGGGCGACGCGCGCCGGGTTGCGGCGCGGGTGCTGGAGCGCGTCTGGGAGGAGAGCGCGTTTGCGTCGGCGGCGCTGGACGCGGAGCTGTCTCGCTTGACGGTGCTGGATGGGCGCGACGCCGGGCTCGCGACGGAGCTGGTGTACGGCGTGCTGCGGACGCAGGCGTTCCTGGAGGAGCAGATCGACAAGCTGGCGGTGAGCCGTCGCTGGGCGGGCGATCCGGCGGTTCGGGCGCACCTGCTGATGGGCGCGTATTCGCTCCTGTTCCTCGACCGCGTGCCGGCCTTCGCCGCGGTGTCGGAGGCGGTGAACGCGATGCGGGTCGTTGCCGACGATCGGGTGGGGGCGTTCGCGAACGCGGTCCTGCGGCGGCTCGCCGACGAGGCCGCGAAAGGGCGGCCCGCGTTGATCGACGCGGTGGTGGCTTCGGCGCCCGGGTGGCTGCGTGGGGCGCTGCGGCGGGCCATCGGGCGTGCAGGGGCGTCGGCGTTTCTTTCTGCGGGGCCGGTGCCGCCGCCGCTGGGGCTCTGTCTCGCGCCAGCTGAAGATCGCGAGGCCTGGATCGCGCGGCTGGGCGAGGCGGCCAAGGGGGCGACGATCGAGGCAGGGAAGGCGTCTCCGCACGCGATCCTGGTGCGGGGCGCGGGCGAGCTGCGGCGGCTTCCCGGGTTCGGGGAGACGTGGATCGGTCAGGAAGAAGGCGCCCAGGTGGTGGCGCTCTTGCTCGGAGCGAAGCCTGGAGAGCGCGTGCTGGATGCTTGCGCGGGCCGGGGGAACAAGACGTGGCTCTTGTCGCGGCGGGTGGGCGCGACGGGTGACGTGGAGGCGGCGGATCTCCACCCGAACAAGCTGCGGGTCGCGGCGACCACGGGCGCACGCGCGACCTATGCCGTGGACTGGAGCGCCGGGACGGGGCGTGTTCCGGAGGGGTACGATCGGGTGCTCGTGGATGCGCCGTGCTCGGGTGTGGGAACCTTGCGGCGGCGTCCGGAGATCGGGCTGAAGCGTGAGGCGGGCGATCTGGAGCGACTGTCGTCGCTCCAGGTGGCGATCGCGCGAAGTGCGGCGAGCCGGGCACGGGAGGGGGGACGTCTGGTCTTCGCGGTGTGTTCGGTGCTGCGGGAGGAGTGTGAGGGGGTCGTGGAGCGGCTATCGAGCGATCCTGGCCCGGGTGAGCCGGAGGTGAAGCTCGTGCCGACGCCGTTCGATGCCGAGGAGGCGCTGGCACTCGGGCTGCCCGAGGGGGCGTCGAGCGTGCGGCTTCTCCCGCACGTGCACGGGACGGACGGCTATTTCGCGGCGATGTTCACCGTGCATCACTGA
- the def gene encoding peptide deformylase, whose amino-acid sequence MTLLKIAQIGHPILRQRAREVTQEELASEATQRFIDDLIATMRDANGAGLAATQVHEPVRIVAVEVENNPRYPYKPKIPLTVVVNPVIEKLTEETFENYEGCLSVPNLRGVVERHVEIRLTGWDREGKPIDRLYRGLSAGTFQHETDHLDGVLFVDRVKDPRTLCTWAEFDRYHKQAFVERIVPFVRRTEG is encoded by the coding sequence GTGACCCTCCTGAAGATCGCGCAGATCGGGCATCCCATCCTCCGGCAGCGGGCGCGCGAGGTGACGCAGGAAGAGCTGGCGAGCGAGGCAACCCAGCGCTTCATCGACGACCTCATCGCGACGATGCGTGACGCGAATGGCGCTGGCCTCGCGGCGACGCAGGTGCACGAGCCGGTACGGATCGTCGCGGTCGAGGTCGAGAACAACCCGCGCTATCCCTACAAGCCGAAGATCCCGCTCACCGTGGTGGTGAACCCGGTCATCGAGAAGCTCACCGAGGAGACGTTCGAGAACTACGAGGGGTGCCTCAGCGTGCCCAACCTGCGCGGGGTGGTGGAGCGGCACGTCGAGATCCGCCTGACGGGCTGGGATCGCGAGGGCAAGCCGATCGATCGGCTCTACCGCGGGCTGAGCGCGGGGACGTTCCAGCACGAGACCGATCACCTGGACGGGGTACTGTTCGTGGATCGGGTGAAGGACCCGCGGACGCTGTGCACCTGGGCGGAGTTCGACCGCTACCACAAGCAGGCCTTCGTCGAACGCATCGTGCCCTTCGTCCGCCGCACCGAGGGCTAG
- a CDS encoding bifunctional metallophosphatase/5'-nucleotidase, protein MEHAGSRETRSFLSRRRRHLAGALALLAPLVLLTCGRATTPPEAGPARAVEDRDRAPATVTLLYTTDEHGWLLPSHEQGEVRGGAAELLAQWITREGHCPGSPGARTPEVQACKDPGTLALSGGDNATGPAISSYFQGVPMAEAMGRMGYAASAFGNHEFDFGSAGFLRNRSVSGMSYLAANLKVRGQGLAALELPAFAIYERRGIRIGVIGLATEDTLRTAMASRFDGIELESEEAALERVVPEAWRAEPDALVLIAHECPTKLEPILARHPEWRFSFVGGGHCHKKSETRVGDAPLVNPGWRLRSYARVQLEVDPRRPLGKRVLSNKAEIVEVSHPEGEAPADEGVARVGATWQAQLEQALGEPIGYTGGMERDSRALSHWIGTSWREVLGVDVAILNKGGIRQAVPRGEITKATVYSVLPFDNKLLVCSLKGREIVQHLGHREAVGVGITPGRNGRFTLDGGRPLDEDATYTVATVDFLYFGGDGFTFQGQDPSPRWTGVDWREPVISYTRTLVTTPTAPLEHKIH, encoded by the coding sequence GTGGAGCACGCCGGGAGCCGCGAGACGCGATCTTTCCTTTCCCGTCGTCGACGCCACCTCGCAGGGGCGCTCGCGCTGCTCGCCCCGCTCGTGCTGCTGACGTGCGGTCGCGCCACCACGCCGCCCGAAGCGGGCCCGGCGCGCGCCGTCGAGGACAGGGATCGCGCCCCGGCCACGGTGACCCTCCTCTACACGACGGACGAACATGGCTGGCTCTTGCCCAGCCACGAGCAAGGCGAGGTGCGCGGCGGCGCGGCCGAGCTGCTCGCCCAGTGGATCACCCGCGAAGGGCACTGCCCCGGCTCACCGGGGGCGCGCACGCCGGAGGTTCAAGCCTGCAAGGATCCGGGCACGCTCGCGCTCTCGGGTGGTGACAACGCGACCGGGCCTGCCATCTCCTCGTACTTCCAGGGCGTGCCCATGGCCGAAGCGATGGGGCGCATGGGCTATGCGGCCTCGGCGTTCGGCAACCACGAGTTCGACTTCGGGAGCGCCGGCTTCCTTCGCAACCGCTCGGTGTCGGGCATGTCGTACCTCGCGGCGAACTTGAAGGTGCGCGGCCAGGGGCTCGCCGCGCTGGAGCTCCCCGCCTTCGCGATCTACGAGCGCCGCGGGATCCGCATCGGCGTCATCGGCCTGGCGACGGAGGACACGCTGCGCACGGCGATGGCGAGCCGCTTCGACGGGATCGAGCTGGAGAGCGAGGAGGCCGCGCTGGAACGGGTGGTGCCCGAGGCGTGGCGCGCGGAGCCCGACGCGCTGGTGCTCATCGCCCACGAGTGCCCCACCAAGCTCGAGCCGATCCTCGCGCGCCATCCCGAGTGGCGCTTCTCGTTCGTGGGCGGCGGGCACTGCCACAAGAAGAGCGAGACGCGGGTCGGCGATGCGCCCCTGGTCAACCCGGGCTGGCGCTTGCGGAGCTATGCCCGGGTGCAGCTCGAGGTGGATCCTCGCCGCCCGCTCGGCAAGCGCGTGCTCTCGAACAAGGCGGAGATCGTCGAGGTCAGCCATCCCGAAGGGGAAGCGCCCGCCGACGAGGGCGTGGCGCGCGTCGGCGCCACCTGGCAAGCGCAGCTCGAGCAGGCCCTGGGGGAGCCCATCGGCTACACGGGGGGCATGGAGCGCGACTCCCGCGCGCTGAGCCACTGGATCGGGACCTCGTGGCGCGAGGTGCTGGGGGTGGATGTGGCCATCCTCAACAAGGGAGGCATTCGCCAGGCGGTGCCCCGAGGCGAGATCACCAAGGCGACGGTCTACTCGGTGCTCCCCTTCGACAACAAGCTGCTGGTCTGCTCCCTCAAAGGCCGGGAGATCGTGCAGCACCTGGGACATCGCGAAGCCGTCGGGGTCGGCATTACCCCGGGGCGCAACGGGCGGTTCACCCTCGATGGAGGCCGTCCACTCGACGAGGACGCCACGTACACGGTGGCCACGGTGGATTTTCTGTACTTCGGGGGAGACGGGTTCACCTTCCAGGGGCAAGACCCGTCGCCGCGGTGGACCGGGGTCGACTGGAGAGAACCCGTGATTTCCTATACCAGGACGTTGGTCACCACCCCGACCGCGCCGCTGGAACATAAAATTCACTGA
- the parA gene encoding ParA family partition ATPase: MIIALTGQKGGIGKSTTAVSLAVAAMERGRKVLVVDADPQGTIRTWGEVACEAGHPSPTIVAMGAAMHRPGQLLAVAPAYDVVLIDCPPRQGDVARSALMVADLAVFPCGPTAADAWALTAAVEVFEEARAVREELLGCVLITRKQGRTALGKGARSVLETTGLPVLQTELGYRIAYQEALAMGQGVSSYAPRDAAAREIVQLFDELEMLCHGQEARQGVAAQAAVA; this comes from the coding sequence ATGATCATCGCGCTCACCGGACAGAAGGGTGGGATCGGCAAGAGCACGACGGCCGTGAGCTTGGCGGTCGCCGCCATGGAGCGGGGCCGGAAGGTGCTGGTCGTGGACGCGGACCCGCAGGGCACCATCCGGACGTGGGGCGAGGTGGCGTGCGAGGCGGGGCATCCGAGCCCGACGATCGTGGCCATGGGCGCCGCGATGCACCGGCCGGGTCAGCTGCTCGCGGTCGCGCCGGCGTACGACGTGGTGCTCATCGACTGCCCCCCGCGGCAGGGTGACGTGGCGCGCTCGGCGCTGATGGTCGCCGACCTCGCGGTGTTCCCCTGCGGGCCGACGGCGGCCGACGCGTGGGCGCTCACCGCAGCCGTGGAGGTGTTCGAGGAGGCGCGCGCGGTGCGCGAGGAGCTGCTCGGGTGTGTCCTCATCACGCGCAAGCAGGGCCGAACGGCGCTCGGAAAAGGAGCGCGCTCGGTCCTGGAGACCACGGGGTTGCCGGTGCTCCAGACGGAGCTCGGCTACCGGATCGCCTATCAGGAGGCGCTGGCGATGGGGCAGGGCGTGAGCTCGTACGCCCCGCGTGACGCCGCCGCCCGCGAGATCGTTCAACTGTTCGACGAACTGGAGATGCTCTGCCATGGCCAAGAAGCACGTCAAGGTGTCGCTGCGCAAGCCGCCGTCGCCTGA
- a CDS encoding c-type cytochrome: protein MKSFSVQLRFGMLAVSVLALVAGCGGDDGSDGSPDPDVLVECPPDSDAQQSRGASVIANQCVTCHSTAGGSQGGLDFNNATTVKANAEKMMSEVESGAMPPGATVEKSSVDDLRVYLSCL, encoded by the coding sequence ATGAAGAGTTTCTCGGTCCAGCTTCGTTTTGGAATGCTTGCGGTCTCCGTTCTTGCCTTGGTCGCTGGCTGCGGTGGTGATGATGGAAGCGACGGCAGCCCGGATCCCGACGTGCTCGTCGAGTGCCCGCCCGACTCCGACGCGCAGCAGTCGCGTGGCGCGTCGGTCATCGCGAACCAGTGCGTCACGTGCCACTCGACGGCCGGGGGCTCGCAGGGCGGCCTCGACTTCAACAACGCGACGACCGTGAAGGCGAACGCCGAGAAGATGATGAGCGAGGTCGAGTCGGGTGCGATGCCGCCCGGCGCCACCGTGGAGAAGTCCTCGGTCGACGATCTGCGCGTCTATCTCTCCTGCCTCTGA
- a CDS encoding UDP-N-acetylmuramate dehydrogenase — protein sequence MTLTVQEEAPLAPLTTLGVGGPARWLIEADDEGGLREALGFARSRGAVLHVLGGGSNLLVADRGIDGVVLRARLRGITVTRTGAGRDARVLVRVGGGEPWDALVERATQEGWAGIECLSGIPGEVGATPIQNVGAYGQEVAETIVAVEALDRGSGEAVTLSAAQCRFGYRDSAFKREVRGRYLVTAVTFALTPGGAAAVRYPELRRALGETAASPPLAEVRAVVLRLRRSKSMVLDPADENGRSAGSFFMNPTLAAASFAAVRARVEAAGVLSAGESMPTFPGGEGRVKVPAAWLIERAGFAKGTTSGRAGISTKHALALVNRGGATAEELVALAVRIRGEVRARFGVALLPEPDAWGFTAEELAALSG from the coding sequence GTGACGCTCACGGTGCAGGAGGAGGCGCCGCTCGCGCCGCTCACCACGCTGGGGGTGGGCGGGCCGGCGCGCTGGTTGATCGAGGCGGACGACGAGGGCGGGTTGCGTGAGGCGCTCGGCTTCGCGCGGTCGCGGGGCGCTGTGCTGCACGTGCTCGGGGGTGGGTCGAACCTGCTGGTGGCCGACCGGGGGATCGACGGCGTGGTGCTGCGGGCACGGCTCCGAGGGATCACCGTGACGCGCACCGGCGCGGGCAGGGACGCGCGGGTGCTCGTGCGCGTGGGCGGGGGTGAGCCGTGGGACGCGCTGGTGGAGCGCGCGACGCAAGAGGGCTGGGCAGGGATCGAGTGCCTGTCGGGCATCCCGGGCGAGGTGGGGGCGACGCCGATCCAGAACGTGGGGGCGTACGGGCAAGAGGTGGCGGAGACGATCGTCGCGGTGGAGGCGCTCGATCGGGGGAGCGGCGAGGCCGTGACCTTGAGCGCTGCGCAGTGTCGCTTCGGCTACCGGGACAGCGCGTTCAAGCGAGAAGTGCGCGGGCGCTACCTGGTCACGGCGGTGACGTTCGCGCTGACGCCGGGCGGCGCTGCGGCCGTGCGCTACCCGGAGCTGCGGCGCGCGCTCGGTGAGACTGCGGCGTCGCCTCCGCTCGCCGAGGTGCGCGCGGTGGTGCTGCGGCTGCGCCGGTCGAAGTCCATGGTGCTGGACCCTGCGGACGAGAACGGGCGGAGCGCGGGGTCGTTCTTCATGAACCCGACGCTCGCTGCGGCGTCGTTCGCGGCGGTGCGCGCGCGGGTCGAGGCGGCCGGGGTGCTCTCTGCGGGCGAGTCGATGCCGACGTTCCCGGGAGGCGAGGGGCGGGTGAAGGTGCCCGCGGCGTGGCTGATCGAGCGGGCCGGGTTCGCGAAGGGGACGACCTCGGGGCGAGCGGGTATCTCGACGAAGCACGCGCTCGCGCTGGTGAACCGGGGCGGCGCAACGGCCGAGGAGCTGGTGGCGCTCGCGGTGCGTATCCGAGGTGAGGTGCGGGCCCGGTTCGGGGTGGCGCTGCTGCCCGAGCCCGATGCCTGGGGATTCACGGCCGAGGAGCTGGCCGCGCTGTCGGGCTGA
- the rseP gene encoding RIP metalloprotease RseP has product MDLLYFALLCSVLIFVHELGHFVCAKLFGVKVLTFSIGFGPKILRLRGRETEYCVGLLPLGGFVKMLEETRQEPVLPEDRRRTFEAQALWKRVIIVLAGPAMNVLFPVLLYFAVFVGETRFVPPTVGAVLPAHPAEGKLHPGDRILEVDGERITTFAELQRIVAKNPGQELKLKVFRDRQHVEVKVIPEEKVIQKPLEIVERIGELGIRPSRPAPVIGISRLDSPAYRAGLRSFDLVTEVGGRPIKTWTDLEQALTDNRGATVPVTYLRPMPVTRALGGLADMAVYESGVAALTPESGVADLQSRAGIEHADLYVADVPQGSAEWKADLRPGDRITEVDGVEVTAWSTFTERLFASPDKPHVITWLRAGQRKSGTIELRREDYLDEYGQTRPRFFLRATNWSPMVPEPYVEGGPAAIRLAFENALDETYDVIRFIMVGILRIVEGKVSISTLGGPITVYDVVGEEGAKGVSYFVWAMAVISINLGLINLLPIPVLDGGHLLFFTFEAVLRRPLPLRVREIASLAGLMILVGLMGIAFKNDVERRWDVIQGQFRELAG; this is encoded by the coding sequence GTGGATCTCCTCTACTTCGCGCTGCTCTGCTCCGTGCTCATCTTCGTCCACGAGCTGGGGCATTTCGTGTGCGCGAAGCTCTTCGGCGTGAAGGTACTCACCTTCTCGATCGGGTTTGGGCCCAAGATCCTGCGGCTCCGCGGGAGAGAGACCGAGTACTGCGTCGGCCTGCTCCCCCTCGGCGGGTTCGTGAAGATGCTCGAGGAGACGCGGCAGGAGCCCGTGCTCCCCGAGGATCGTCGGCGGACCTTCGAGGCGCAGGCGCTGTGGAAGCGGGTGATCATCGTCCTGGCCGGGCCGGCGATGAACGTGCTGTTCCCGGTGCTGCTCTATTTCGCGGTGTTCGTCGGGGAGACACGCTTCGTGCCGCCGACGGTGGGCGCGGTACTCCCGGCGCATCCGGCCGAGGGGAAGCTCCACCCCGGTGATCGCATCCTCGAGGTGGATGGCGAGCGGATCACCACCTTCGCCGAGCTGCAGCGGATCGTGGCCAAGAACCCGGGCCAGGAGCTGAAGCTCAAGGTCTTCCGGGACCGGCAGCACGTCGAGGTGAAGGTCATCCCGGAGGAGAAGGTCATCCAGAAGCCGCTGGAGATCGTCGAGCGCATCGGGGAGCTGGGGATCCGGCCCAGCCGACCCGCCCCCGTGATCGGCATCTCGCGGCTCGACTCGCCCGCCTACCGCGCCGGGCTGCGCAGCTTCGATCTGGTGACCGAGGTGGGGGGGCGCCCCATCAAGACCTGGACCGATCTGGAACAGGCCCTCACCGACAACCGCGGCGCGACGGTGCCGGTGACCTACCTGCGGCCGATGCCCGTGACGCGCGCGCTCGGCGGACTCGCCGACATGGCGGTGTACGAGTCCGGCGTCGCGGCGTTGACGCCCGAGTCCGGGGTGGCCGATCTGCAGAGCCGGGCCGGGATCGAGCACGCCGATCTCTACGTGGCCGACGTGCCCCAGGGGTCGGCGGAGTGGAAGGCGGATCTGCGGCCCGGTGATCGGATCACCGAGGTGGACGGCGTGGAGGTGACGGCGTGGTCCACCTTCACCGAGCGGCTGTTCGCTTCGCCCGACAAGCCGCACGTGATCACCTGGCTCCGCGCCGGGCAGCGCAAGAGCGGGACGATCGAGCTGCGGCGCGAGGACTACCTCGACGAATACGGTCAGACGCGCCCGCGCTTCTTCCTGCGCGCCACCAACTGGTCCCCCATGGTGCCGGAGCCTTACGTGGAAGGTGGCCCCGCGGCGATACGCCTCGCGTTCGAGAACGCACTCGACGAGACGTACGACGTGATCCGCTTCATCATGGTGGGGATCCTGCGGATCGTGGAGGGCAAGGTGAGCATCTCCACGCTCGGTGGCCCGATCACGGTCTACGATGTGGTCGGCGAGGAAGGCGCGAAGGGCGTGAGCTACTTCGTGTGGGCGATGGCGGTGATCTCGATCAACCTCGGGCTCATCAACCTGCTGCCCATCCCCGTGCTCGACGGAGGGCACCTCCTGTTCTTCACCTTCGAGGCGGTGCTGCGGCGTCCGTTGCCGCTCCGGGTCCGCGAGATCGCGAGCCTCGCGGGGCTGATGATCCTGGTGGGGCTGATGGGCATCGCGTTCAAGAACGACGTGGAGCGGCGCTGGGATGTGATCCAGGGGCAGTTCCGAGAGCTGGCGGGATAG
- a CDS encoding metallophosphoesterase, translating to MDAQPRRARLSSYLKRLWPEPGSGRPASPPPSWPGPEELEAGVVQEVGAPTSVNPRAIRLRRFAGPATYLDQLAPLRIAHLTDQHVGRVTPMKVQREAVDLTNQQRPDLVMLTGDFVCHSQLYLDQLEELIRSFDAPVFAVLGNHDHWSGGDEVKRSLQRAGAEVLCNAHTVVTVRHQRLQVVGLDDAYTGHAQRERAVKGLRNDLPSIGLSHIAEEADGLWRHGVPLVLSGHTHAGQVTVARLHELSIGKLAGHKYVHGLYGTRSPAGPQQGAVYVGAGIGASVIPLRLGDRGQREVAVFELGAAPGSFEEHHTEQPALKGRKPSPVVQAKRAEQVVRKREKRERKQRPPS from the coding sequence GTGGACGCACAACCCCGTCGGGCGAGGCTGTCGAGCTATCTGAAGCGGTTGTGGCCCGAGCCAGGCTCGGGAAGGCCGGCTTCGCCGCCGCCCTCCTGGCCAGGGCCGGAGGAGCTGGAGGCGGGCGTGGTGCAGGAGGTCGGCGCTCCCACGTCCGTGAATCCGCGCGCGATCCGGCTGCGTCGTTTCGCTGGGCCGGCGACGTACCTGGATCAGCTCGCGCCGCTCCGGATCGCCCACCTCACCGATCAGCACGTGGGCCGCGTGACGCCCATGAAGGTGCAGCGCGAGGCGGTGGACCTCACCAACCAGCAACGCCCCGACCTGGTGATGTTGACGGGGGATTTCGTATGTCACAGCCAGCTCTACCTCGATCAACTCGAGGAGCTGATCCGCTCCTTCGATGCGCCCGTCTTCGCGGTGCTGGGCAACCACGATCACTGGTCGGGTGGTGACGAGGTGAAGCGCTCGCTCCAGCGCGCTGGGGCCGAGGTCCTCTGCAACGCACACACGGTGGTCACCGTGCGGCACCAGCGGCTCCAGGTGGTGGGGCTCGATGATGCGTACACCGGTCACGCGCAGCGCGAGCGGGCGGTGAAAGGGCTTCGAAACGATCTGCCCTCCATCGGCCTGTCGCACATTGCCGAGGAGGCGGATGGCCTCTGGCGGCACGGGGTGCCGCTCGTCCTCTCGGGGCACACCCACGCGGGACAGGTGACGGTGGCACGGCTGCACGAGCTGTCCATCGGGAAGCTGGCCGGGCACAAGTACGTTCACGGGCTCTACGGCACGCGGAGCCCGGCAGGGCCGCAGCAAGGCGCGGTGTACGTCGGCGCAGGGATCGGCGCCTCCGTCATCCCGTTGCGGCTCGGGGATCGAGGGCAGCGCGAGGTGGCCGTCTTCGAGCTGGGGGCGGCGCCTGGCTCGTTCGAGGAGCATCACACGGAGCAGCCTGCCCTCAAGGGCCGCAAGCCGTCCCCCGTGGTCCAGGCGAAGCGTGCCGAGCAGGTGGTGCGAAAGCGCGAAAAACGCGAACGGAAGCAGCGTCCGCCGAGCTGA
- a CDS encoding TraR/DksA family transcriptional regulator, which translates to MSVEDSSGSKRNVGPGVPAAGAPARPPTRASAPQDDDDGPQELSAAQLDELRRMLQDRRAAIVGSIGERQNEERDVSGSRVVGDEMDEATLEGTTSMTGKLLERDVRLLFEIDRALAKLRENAYGVCEGTGEPIGYARLRLQPWARFSVEYQEELERQERTRGGR; encoded by the coding sequence ATGTCGGTTGAAGATAGCAGCGGGTCGAAGCGAAACGTGGGACCAGGGGTGCCTGCCGCAGGCGCACCCGCCCGGCCCCCCACGCGCGCCAGCGCACCCCAGGACGATGACGATGGCCCGCAAGAGCTGAGCGCCGCGCAGCTCGACGAACTCCGGCGCATGCTGCAAGACCGGCGCGCCGCGATCGTCGGCAGCATCGGCGAGCGGCAGAACGAGGAGCGCGACGTGAGCGGCTCCCGTGTGGTCGGCGACGAGATGGATGAGGCGACCCTGGAAGGCACCACCTCCATGACGGGCAAGCTGCTCGAACGGGATGTGCGGCTGCTCTTCGAGATCGACCGGGCGCTGGCCAAGCTCCGAGAGAATGCGTACGGCGTGTGCGAGGGGACGGGGGAGCCGATCGGCTATGCGCGCCTGCGCCTCCAGCCCTGGGCCCGCTTCAGCGTGGAGTACCAGGAGGAGCTGGAGCGCCAGGAGCGAACTCGCGGAGGTCGATAG